A single genomic interval of Calypte anna isolate BGI_N300 chromosome 3, bCalAnn1_v1.p, whole genome shotgun sequence harbors:
- the BCL2L11 gene encoding bcl-2-like protein 11 isoform X2: protein MAKQPPEVKTQREGEGGRLPPAEGPGPTAQLRPGAPAALPGSSGTAGPPPRGPPASPGPFATRSPLFIFVRRSPLLSRSSSGYFSFDAERSPAPLSCDKATQTPSPPCQALSHCLSAMASRWQSHSLAEDVQPEIWIAQELRRIGDEFNASYCPRRGFLDNQAGNPQVVILRLLRYIIRLIWRMQ from the exons ATGGCCAAGCAACCCCCCGAGGTGAAAACTCAACGCGAAGGCGAAGGCGGGCGGCTGCCGCCGGCGGAGGGGCCGGGCCCGACCGCGCAGCTGCGCCCCGGCGCTCCCGCCGCCCTGCCCGGCTCCTCCGGCACGGCGGGGCCTCCGCCTCGGGGCCCTCCCGCCAGCCCCGGACCCTTCGCCACCCGCTCCCCGCTCTTCATCTTCGTGCGGAGATCTCCGCTGCTGTCCCGCTCCTCCAGCGGGTACTTCTCCTTCGACGCCGAGCGCAGCCCCGCGCCCCTCAGCTGCGACAAGGCCACGCAGACCCCCAGCCCGCCCTGCCAGGCCCTCAGCCACTGCCTTAGCGCCATGG CTTCCCGGTGGCAGTCCCACTCGCTAGCAGAAGATGTCCAGCCTGAGATCTGGATTGCACAGGAGCTGCGTCGCATTGGGGATGAGTTCAATGCCTCCTATTGTCCCAGAAGG GGTTTCTTGGATAACCAGGCAGGGAACCCCCAGGTGGTCATCCTGCGCCTCCTGCGCTACATCATCCGCCTCATCTGGAGGATGCAGTGA
- the BCL2L11 gene encoding bcl-2-like protein 11 isoform X1 has product MAKQPPEVKTQREGEGGRLPPAEGPGPTAQLRPGAPAALPGSSGTAGPPPRGPPASPGPFATRSPLFIFVRRSPLLSRSSSGYFSFDAERSPAPLSCDKATQTPSPPCQALSHCLSAMAASQVLFPAASRWQSHSLAEDVQPEIWIAQELRRIGDEFNASYCPRRGFLDNQAGNPQVVILRLLRYIIRLIWRMQ; this is encoded by the exons ATGGCCAAGCAACCCCCCGAGGTGAAAACTCAACGCGAAGGCGAAGGCGGGCGGCTGCCGCCGGCGGAGGGGCCGGGCCCGACCGCGCAGCTGCGCCCCGGCGCTCCCGCCGCCCTGCCCGGCTCCTCCGGCACGGCGGGGCCTCCGCCTCGGGGCCCTCCCGCCAGCCCCGGACCCTTCGCCACCCGCTCCCCGCTCTTCATCTTCGTGCGGAGATCTCCGCTGCTGTCCCGCTCCTCCAGCGGGTACTTCTCCTTCGACGCCGAGCGCAGCCCCGCGCCCCTCAGCTGCGACAAGGCCACGCAGACCCCCAGCCCGCCCTGCCAGGCCCTCAGCCACTGCCTTAGCGCCATGG CTGCCTCACAGGTTCTGTTCCCTGCAGCTTCCCGGTGGCAGTCCCACTCGCTAGCAGAAGATGTCCAGCCTGAGATCTGGATTGCACAGGAGCTGCGTCGCATTGGGGATGAGTTCAATGCCTCCTATTGTCCCAGAAGG GGTTTCTTGGATAACCAGGCAGGGAACCCCCAGGTGGTCATCCTGCGCCTCCTGCGCTACATCATCCGCCTCATCTGGAGGATGCAGTGA